Proteins found in one Fimbriimonadaceae bacterium genomic segment:
- a CDS encoding (Fe-S)-binding protein — translation MAQSLDDLTSACVRCGFCLESCPTFVLTGDETKGPRGRIRLARQAVWDQGATEAFDTCLGCRACETACPSGVQYGQIIEQAKALAPPRSSRARKAAVDMMADPLRMTVSAALSALWPGDKVPGLVSRLVSGRPAAVRSPRLPAPDPWPALGPVPPVQGEVLVLDGCAMRVLFPRAVEATKRLLRRVGHATAETDLGCCGALHAHSGFLAEGQAMANGLAQKADPRLPVVVPSAGCGSWLKEQSALSGRVFDISEFLLAHGLAQALRASDGLPGVTVTYHDACHLAHGQKIRSQPRELLAAVPGLAHIPLKESDMCCGSAGTYNLFQPEFARRLLDRKWANVAATGADYVVSGNPGCHAWLQQARDEAGSGPVPVLLPELLETVFSG, via the coding sequence GTGGCGCAGAGCCTCGACGACCTGACAAGCGCGTGCGTGCGGTGCGGATTCTGCCTGGAGTCGTGCCCCACCTTTGTGCTGACCGGCGACGAGACCAAGGGGCCCCGCGGAAGGATCCGCCTGGCGCGACAGGCGGTGTGGGACCAGGGGGCGACCGAAGCCTTTGACACCTGTCTTGGCTGCCGCGCCTGCGAGACCGCATGCCCCAGCGGCGTCCAGTACGGCCAGATCATCGAGCAGGCAAAGGCCCTGGCCCCTCCGCGCAGTTCCCGGGCCCGGAAGGCGGCGGTCGACATGATGGCCGACCCGCTCCGCATGACGGTCAGCGCGGCCCTTTCCGCGCTTTGGCCCGGTGACAAGGTGCCCGGCTTAGTCTCCCGGCTTGTGTCGGGTCGACCGGCGGCGGTGCGGTCGCCCCGACTTCCCGCCCCCGACCCCTGGCCCGCCCTCGGCCCGGTGCCGCCGGTCCAGGGAGAGGTGCTTGTCCTCGACGGTTGCGCGATGCGCGTCCTGTTTCCGCGGGCGGTGGAGGCGACCAAGAGGCTCCTCCGCCGTGTGGGACACGCGACCGCGGAGACCGACTTGGGGTGCTGCGGCGCCCTCCATGCCCACTCGGGGTTCCTTGCCGAAGGCCAAGCCATGGCGAACGGACTGGCCCAGAAAGCGGACCCGAGGCTGCCCGTGGTCGTCCCTTCCGCCGGTTGCGGGAGCTGGCTGAAGGAGCAGTCCGCCCTAAGCGGACGGGTATTCGACATCAGTGAGTTCCTCCTCGCCCACGGGCTTGCGCAAGCGTTGAGGGCTTCGGACGGGCTACCGGGCGTCACCGTCACCTACCACGACGCCTGCCACCTCGCCCATGGGCAAAAGATCCGGTCGCAACCGCGCGAGCTGCTCGCCGCCGTGCCGGGGCTGGCCCATATACCGCTGAAGGAGTCCGACATGTGTTGTGGCAGCGCGGGGACCTACAACCTCTTCCAGCCTGAGTTCGCCCGCCGGTTGCTCGACCGCAAGTGGGCCAACGTCGCCGCGACCGGGGCGGACTATGTCGTGTCAGGCAACCCGGGATGCCACGCCTGGCTCCAGCAAGCTCGTGACGAAGCCGGGTCCGGCCCTGTCCCGGTGCTCCTGCCCGAGCTTTTGGAGACCGTGTTCTCGGGCTAG
- a CDS encoding GTP cyclohydrolase I FolE2, with translation MSTPLPDIQKTPDVRNIPIDKVGVRGVKYPIMVMDRSADRQHTVGTFTLTVDLPSEFKGTHMSRFMEALGEHGREISVRGLVPLVESLKARLHAQQAHVDVRFPYFVERPAPVTGKAGMMHYECGFLAEGNGTVEVALWLRVPVATLCPCSKEISDRGAHNQRGWVTTTVRTNDHVWLEEVIDWIEASASCPLFPVLKRPDEKWVTEHAYDNPRFVEDLVREVALRLDADPRVVSYEVEVENEESIHAHNAYARLARSKH, from the coding sequence GTGAGCACGCCCTTACCTGACATCCAGAAGACACCGGACGTCCGGAACATTCCGATCGACAAGGTCGGGGTGCGCGGGGTCAAGTACCCGATCATGGTGATGGACCGCAGCGCCGACCGCCAGCACACCGTCGGCACGTTCACCCTCACCGTCGACCTGCCCAGCGAGTTCAAAGGCACGCACATGAGCCGCTTCATGGAGGCCCTCGGCGAGCATGGCCGAGAGATCAGCGTCAGAGGGCTCGTGCCTTTGGTCGAGAGTCTCAAGGCACGGCTCCACGCCCAACAAGCCCACGTCGACGTCCGGTTCCCCTACTTCGTCGAGCGGCCCGCCCCGGTCACGGGCAAGGCAGGGATGATGCATTACGAGTGCGGGTTCCTGGCCGAGGGGAACGGCACCGTCGAAGTCGCCCTCTGGCTCCGCGTCCCCGTCGCCACACTCTGCCCGTGCAGCAAGGAGATCAGCGACCGGGGCGCCCACAACCAGCGCGGTTGGGTGACGACAACGGTCCGCACCAACGACCATGTCTGGCTGGAGGAGGTCATCGACTGGATCGAGGCCTCGGCCTCCTGCCCGCTGTTCCCTGTGCTCAAGCGCCCCGACGAGAAGTGGGTCACGGAGCACGCCTACGACAACCCCCGGTTTGTCGAAGACTTGGTCCGCGAGGTCGCCCTGCGCCTTGACGCCGACCCGCGGGTCGTCTCCTATGAGGTCGAAGTCGAGAACGAGGAGTCGATCCACGCCCACAACGCATACGCCCGCCTGGCCCGGTCAAAACATTAG
- the sdhA gene encoding succinate dehydrogenase (quinone) flavoprotein subunit produces the protein MAAQKKVVVVGGGLAGLMTTMKLAEAGHSVQLFSVVPVKRSHSVCAQGGINGAVNLRGEGDSPYLHFEDTITGGDFLNHQPPVMRMAERAPAIIFLLDRMGVPFNRTQEGLLSFRRFGGTLKHRTAYAGATTGQQLLYALDEQVRRLESEQKVAKYEGWEFLSLIKDGAGVCRGIVAQNLRTMAIESFTADAVVIATGGNGVIFGRTTNSIINTGSPVSICYQQGAVYGNPEMVQIHPTAIPGEDKCRLMSESVRGEGGRLWSPRDPNDTRRPLDIPEKDRWYFCEEFDPVYGNLLSRDLVSFIIYCVCRAQKGVKQRQQVYLDITHLHHKEGMSRELIYDKLGGVLEIYEKFMREDPIDNPMRIYPAVHYTMGGLWVDYEKGHDTTLDELSPRNQATNIPGLYAAGECEYQYHGANRLGANALLTCLTGGELCALGVLAYLKNVSGELEPGAADAARKEQEAAYAALRQNKGTENPYRLASELSETMWDYCGIWRLQKELLAARAKLDELAERARQCSVLDNGDWTNQAVPFTRQLGNMIEMSKAIVSGAIARDESRGAHFKLDEPERHDDRWLVTTKATWAPEGPKLDFSEKVECNTLSPRPRKYKINQNMVARYVLGEDILPKKEGTPQP, from the coding sequence ATGGCCGCGCAAAAGAAAGTCGTCGTCGTCGGCGGCGGTCTCGCCGGGTTGATGACCACCATGAAGCTGGCTGAGGCCGGCCACTCCGTCCAATTGTTCAGCGTGGTCCCGGTCAAGCGAAGCCACAGCGTCTGCGCCCAGGGCGGTATCAACGGGGCGGTGAACCTGCGCGGTGAGGGGGACTCCCCCTACCTCCACTTCGAGGACACCATCACCGGCGGCGACTTCCTCAACCACCAGCCTCCGGTCATGCGCATGGCCGAGCGAGCGCCCGCGATCATCTTCCTCCTCGACCGCATGGGCGTGCCGTTCAACCGCACCCAGGAAGGCCTTCTCAGCTTCCGCCGGTTCGGCGGCACCCTCAAGCACCGCACCGCCTACGCCGGCGCGACCACCGGCCAGCAACTTCTTTACGCCCTCGACGAACAAGTCCGGCGGCTTGAGTCAGAGCAGAAGGTCGCCAAGTACGAGGGTTGGGAGTTTCTCTCGTTGATCAAGGACGGGGCCGGCGTCTGCCGTGGGATCGTCGCCCAAAACCTGCGGACCATGGCGATCGAGAGCTTCACCGCCGACGCCGTCGTCATCGCCACGGGCGGAAACGGGGTCATCTTTGGCCGCACGACCAACTCCATCATCAACACCGGCTCACCGGTGAGCATCTGCTATCAGCAAGGCGCGGTCTATGGCAACCCGGAAATGGTGCAGATCCACCCGACCGCCATACCCGGCGAAGACAAGTGCCGACTGATGTCCGAGTCGGTGCGCGGTGAAGGCGGCCGCCTCTGGTCTCCCCGCGACCCGAACGACACCCGCCGGCCGCTCGACATTCCCGAGAAGGACCGCTGGTACTTCTGCGAAGAGTTCGACCCGGTCTACGGCAACCTCCTCAGCCGCGACTTAGTCAGCTTCATCATCTACTGCGTCTGCCGGGCCCAGAAGGGGGTCAAGCAACGCCAGCAGGTGTATCTCGACATCACCCACCTCCACCACAAAGAGGGCATGTCGCGCGAATTGATCTACGACAAACTCGGCGGCGTCCTCGAGATCTACGAGAAGTTCATGCGCGAGGACCCCATCGACAACCCGATGCGCATCTATCCTGCCGTCCACTACACGATGGGCGGGCTCTGGGTCGACTATGAGAAGGGTCACGACACCACCCTGGACGAATTGAGCCCCCGCAACCAGGCGACAAACATCCCCGGCCTCTATGCCGCCGGAGAATGCGAGTATCAGTACCATGGTGCCAACCGCCTGGGCGCCAACGCCTTGCTGACCTGTCTCACCGGCGGCGAACTCTGCGCCTTGGGCGTCCTCGCGTACCTGAAAAACGTCAGCGGCGAACTGGAACCCGGGGCCGCCGACGCGGCCCGCAAGGAACAGGAGGCGGCTTATGCCGCCCTACGCCAGAACAAGGGCACCGAAAACCCGTACCGCCTCGCCAGCGAACTCAGCGAGACGATGTGGGACTACTGCGGCATCTGGCGGCTCCAGAAGGAGCTTCTCGCCGCCCGGGCCAAGCTGGACGAACTTGCTGAGCGGGCCAGGCAGTGCTCCGTGCTCGACAACGGCGACTGGACGAACCAGGCCGTCCCCTTCACCCGCCAACTGGGCAACATGATCGAGATGAGCAAAGCGATCGTCAGCGGGGCCATCGCCCGCGACGAGTCACGCGGGGCGCACTTCAAGCTCGACGAGCCCGAGCGCCACGACGACCGGTGGCTGGTGACGACGAAGGCCACGTGGGCGCCGGAGGGGCCGAAGCTCGACTTCTCCGAGAAGGTGGAATGCAACACCCTCTCGCCCCGCCCGCGCAAGTACAAGATCAACCAGAACATGGTCGCCCGGTACGTTCTTGGCGAGGACATCCTGCCGAAGAAGGAAGGCACCCCGCAACCCTGA
- a CDS encoding (4Fe-4S)-binding protein yields the protein MATGKKLYEAGDLKVWWDPTLCQHSGVCARGMAAVFDPKRRPWIVLENGEPDAVRALVRQCPSGAIRLDEDTD from the coding sequence ATGGCTACCGGCAAGAAGCTCTACGAAGCGGGCGACCTCAAGGTGTGGTGGGATCCCACCCTTTGCCAGCATTCGGGCGTCTGCGCCCGCGGCATGGCCGCCGTCTTCGACCCCAAACGAAGGCCGTGGATCGTCCTGGAGAACGGCGAGCCCGACGCGGTCCGCGCCCTCGTCCGACAGTGCCCCAGCGGGGCGATCCGTCTGGACGAGGACACCGACTGA
- a CDS encoding PD40 domain-containing protein: MPCLTWLALAVAIGPSDAVKRTQSPAVSPDGQTIAFSWQGDIFVVPTRGGMARRLTVNAADEDNPLWTPDGGSIVFTSDRYGSTDVFIMSAEGAAVRRLTFDSGSEVPFSVSPDGKTVYGHFNHWGRSNLFALPVTGGDPVRLTGHPMETDFQPAVSPDGKTILYCSAGGPSTWRKPGLTGSATPHVWAGKVGVPLSGMRKVTSSEFYEFSPSFVSDREFVAVSNRSGVPNLWKFGLDGKGRRLTDLADGTIKSVSTGGGVAVFQHDSEVWAADLATGKAAPVPITAPADSRRAAVEPVTVNAGLSDFDVSPDAKRILLEARGDLFLIPESGGTTRQLTTNPAFDGSPVWRDAKSFLYVSAGPRARRRLMSSGLDGRSTVFYESDKDVTNPTVSPDGHWVAFHRGDREVCVMPAAGGEPTVVATGNFASTYAGSRQYNWSPDSQWLVTTVSNGRSDDVTLHRRDGKGHVLVGRLARAQGAAQFLPDGKSILAVSSEGLDFSESRDGTSALYKFDLVPPETTFREDDLDKIDEPKAKEGKPVVKVVMRGLENRKRKLAADVRAFFVTGDAKTVVTVGPNGAARTSTTSGQSRPIAGVTSVRSYVQGKGGKAYLVQGGKLFALSPGAETPSPVNFSATVRVDNRAEESALFEDAWRALRNLFYDHNLHGKDWDKVHDQFAAVVPYVTSRDDFYALMGEMVERLDSSHQGATSSAPFRAEHAEPTGFLGVEWDWPALAKGTYQVARVIEGGPASLPDSELMVGDVVVSIDGQDVGAARPVSVALANKAGDKTTVVVRRAGKELTVLLKPTSTGFRSAANYDDWVAWSKATVDKLSGGKLGYIHLRGMDAASLDRMLVDVRTDLVGKKGFILDARYNGGGFTSHTVLNLLREQTWLKRTHRDIPGEWVSENLMRGDTVELPVACMTNWASFSNAEMLSEGFKAMKIGPVIGERTGGAVIGTGAYSLWDGGSVRMPSIGVYAVDGENLEHHGRYPDYIVPFDPDAWAAGHDPQLEKAVEVMLKRIG; encoded by the coding sequence ATGCCGTGCCTCACCTGGTTGGCTCTGGCCGTCGCCATCGGCCCCTCCGACGCTGTCAAGCGCACCCAGAGCCCCGCTGTCTCGCCTGACGGCCAGACCATCGCCTTCAGTTGGCAGGGCGACATCTTTGTCGTGCCGACGAGGGGAGGCATGGCCCGCCGTCTCACCGTGAACGCGGCGGACGAAGACAACCCGCTGTGGACACCCGACGGTGGTTCGATCGTGTTTACTTCGGACCGGTACGGCAGCACCGACGTGTTCATCATGTCGGCCGAGGGTGCCGCCGTCCGGCGGCTGACCTTTGACAGCGGCAGCGAGGTGCCGTTCTCCGTCTCGCCCGACGGCAAGACGGTCTACGGCCACTTCAACCATTGGGGCCGCTCCAACCTTTTCGCCCTACCTGTCACCGGCGGCGACCCGGTGCGCCTGACCGGTCACCCGATGGAGACTGACTTCCAGCCGGCCGTCTCGCCCGACGGTAAGACCATTCTCTATTGCTCCGCCGGAGGGCCGTCCACCTGGCGCAAGCCGGGCCTGACCGGATCGGCGACGCCCCATGTGTGGGCGGGCAAGGTCGGCGTCCCCTTGTCCGGCATGCGCAAGGTCACCAGTTCTGAGTTCTATGAGTTCTCCCCTTCGTTTGTGTCCGACCGCGAGTTCGTCGCCGTCAGTAACCGGAGCGGGGTGCCTAACCTTTGGAAGTTCGGGTTGGACGGCAAAGGCCGCCGGCTCACCGACCTGGCCGACGGGACGATCAAGTCGGTCTCGACCGGCGGAGGCGTGGCGGTGTTCCAGCACGACAGCGAAGTCTGGGCGGCCGATTTGGCCACTGGTAAGGCGGCTCCGGTGCCGATCACCGCGCCGGCGGATTCCCGCCGGGCCGCTGTCGAACCCGTGACGGTCAACGCAGGCCTCTCCGACTTCGACGTCTCTCCCGACGCCAAGCGGATCCTCCTCGAGGCCCGGGGTGACCTCTTCCTGATTCCCGAGTCCGGAGGCACCACCCGTCAACTCACCACAAACCCGGCGTTCGACGGGTCTCCCGTTTGGCGGGACGCCAAGTCGTTCCTCTATGTCTCCGCTGGGCCGCGGGCCCGGCGACGCCTGATGAGTTCCGGCCTGGACGGCCGTTCGACCGTCTTCTACGAGTCCGACAAGGACGTCACGAACCCGACGGTCTCGCCCGACGGGCACTGGGTCGCCTTCCACCGGGGCGACCGTGAGGTCTGCGTCATGCCGGCCGCCGGAGGCGAGCCGACCGTGGTCGCCACGGGTAACTTCGCCAGCACTTACGCGGGCAGCCGCCAATACAACTGGTCGCCGGACAGCCAATGGCTGGTCACCACGGTCAGCAACGGCCGGAGCGACGACGTGACCCTGCACCGGCGCGACGGAAAGGGCCATGTCTTGGTCGGCCGGCTGGCCCGGGCCCAGGGGGCGGCGCAGTTCTTGCCCGACGGCAAGTCAATCTTGGCGGTCAGTTCCGAGGGCCTGGACTTCAGCGAGTCCCGAGACGGTACGAGCGCCCTCTACAAGTTCGACCTCGTGCCGCCCGAGACCACGTTCAGGGAAGACGACCTGGACAAGATCGACGAGCCCAAGGCCAAGGAAGGCAAGCCGGTCGTCAAGGTCGTTATGCGGGGGCTGGAGAACCGCAAGCGGAAGCTCGCGGCGGACGTGCGCGCCTTCTTTGTGACCGGCGACGCCAAGACGGTCGTGACCGTCGGCCCGAACGGGGCGGCACGGACCAGCACGACGTCGGGGCAGTCGCGGCCGATCGCAGGGGTGACATCGGTCCGCAGCTATGTGCAGGGCAAAGGGGGGAAGGCGTACCTTGTCCAGGGGGGCAAGCTCTTTGCCCTGAGCCCCGGAGCAGAGACTCCGTCCCCGGTCAACTTCAGCGCGACGGTCCGGGTCGACAACCGTGCCGAAGAGTCGGCCCTCTTCGAGGACGCGTGGCGCGCCCTACGCAACCTCTTCTATGACCACAACTTGCATGGCAAGGACTGGGACAAAGTCCACGACCAATTTGCCGCCGTCGTCCCCTACGTCACGAGCCGCGACGACTTCTACGCCCTGATGGGTGAGATGGTCGAGCGCCTGGACAGCTCCCACCAGGGGGCGACGAGCAGCGCGCCGTTCAGGGCCGAGCACGCCGAGCCGACCGGTTTCCTCGGCGTCGAGTGGGACTGGCCCGCCCTGGCCAAGGGGACATACCAGGTGGCCCGGGTCATCGAAGGCGGCCCGGCCTCCCTGCCGGACAGCGAGCTTATGGTCGGAGACGTCGTCGTCTCGATCGACGGTCAGGACGTGGGTGCGGCCCGACCCGTGAGCGTCGCCTTGGCTAACAAGGCGGGCGACAAGACGACGGTGGTCGTCCGGCGTGCGGGGAAAGAGTTGACCGTCCTCCTCAAGCCGACTTCGACCGGGTTCCGCTCGGCGGCGAACTACGACGACTGGGTGGCCTGGTCAAAGGCGACCGTCGACAAGCTGAGCGGCGGCAAGTTGGGCTATATCCACTTGCGCGGCATGGACGCGGCCAGTCTGGACCGGATGCTCGTCGACGTCCGCACTGACCTAGTGGGCAAGAAGGGCTTCATCCTCGACGCCCGCTACAACGGCGGCGGGTTCACCAGCCACACGGTTCTCAACCTCCTTCGTGAGCAGACGTGGTTGAAGCGGACGCACCGTGACATCCCCGGGGAGTGGGTCAGCGAAAACCTCATGCGGGGCGACACCGTCGAGCTGCCCGTGGCCTGCATGACCAACTGGGCCAGCTTCAGCAACGCCGAGATGCTCAGCGAGGGGTTCAAGGCGATGAAGATCGGCCCGGTCATCGGCGAACGGACCGGTGGCGCGGTCATCGGCACCGGAGCCTACAGCTTGTGGGACGGCGGTTCTGTCCGCATGCCCTCGATCGGGGTCTATGCCGTCGACGGCGAGAACCTTGAGCACCACGGCCGGTACCCCGACTACATCGTGCCGTTCGACCCCGACGCCTGGGCGGCGGGACACGACCCGCAGCTTGAGAAAGCGGTCGAGGTGATGCTGAAACGGATCGGTTAG
- a CDS encoding phosphomannomutase CpsG (capsular polysaccharide biosynthesis protein; catalyzes the formation of D-mannose 6-phosphate from alpha-D-mannose 1-phosphate) has product MGQYLACFKAYDVRGKVPGELNPEVARAVGRAYARQTGAKTVCVGHDIRLSGPELAEALTQGLNEEGTSVVDLGMVGTEMVYFATAAYGYDGGVMITASHNPPEYNGMKMVRQESRPISGDTGLYDIEKDAADILGGKVGPGNGSAVNTKRDAYADFVRHLLQICPADALKDFKVLASPGNGAAGVAMEALAPHVPLQVTKMMFEPDGNFPNGVPNPILEESRAPVVEAMKTGKYDLGIAWDGDYDRCFFVDERGEFIEGYYLVGLLAQSILADNPGAAIIYDPRLTWNTVEIVGRHGGRAVMCKSGHAFIKERMRAENAVYGGEMSAHHYFKAHWYCDSGMIPMLLTLRLMAQTGKSLGELVGGMMDRYPCSGEINSTVSDVKATLARVEAAYPGGEVDKTDGLSLEFKDWRFNLRGSNTEPVIRLNVETRGDKALLQAKTEELLALVRS; this is encoded by the coding sequence ATGGGCCAGTATCTTGCCTGCTTCAAAGCCTACGACGTCCGCGGCAAGGTGCCCGGCGAGCTGAACCCAGAGGTCGCACGGGCGGTCGGACGCGCCTATGCCCGTCAAACGGGCGCCAAGACCGTCTGCGTCGGCCACGACATCCGGTTGAGCGGCCCTGAGCTGGCCGAGGCCCTCACCCAAGGCCTTAACGAAGAGGGCACCAGCGTCGTCGACCTCGGCATGGTCGGCACCGAGATGGTCTACTTTGCCACCGCCGCCTACGGCTACGACGGCGGCGTGATGATCACGGCCAGCCACAACCCGCCGGAGTACAACGGCATGAAGATGGTCCGGCAGGAGAGCCGCCCCATCAGCGGAGACACGGGGCTCTACGACATTGAGAAGGACGCCGCCGACATCTTGGGCGGCAAGGTCGGCCCGGGGAACGGGTCGGCGGTCAACACCAAGCGCGACGCCTACGCCGACTTTGTCCGGCACCTCCTCCAGATTTGTCCGGCGGACGCCCTGAAAGACTTCAAGGTCCTCGCGAGTCCCGGCAACGGGGCCGCCGGGGTCGCGATGGAGGCCTTGGCGCCGCACGTCCCGCTCCAAGTGACCAAGATGATGTTCGAGCCGGACGGAAATTTCCCGAACGGTGTCCCCAATCCGATCCTAGAGGAAAGCCGCGCCCCGGTCGTCGAGGCGATGAAGACGGGTAAGTACGACCTCGGCATCGCATGGGACGGTGACTACGACCGTTGCTTCTTTGTGGACGAGCGCGGCGAGTTCATCGAGGGCTACTACTTGGTGGGGCTGCTTGCCCAGTCGATCCTCGCCGACAACCCCGGCGCGGCGATCATTTATGACCCCCGGCTCACCTGGAACACGGTCGAGATCGTCGGGCGGCACGGCGGACGCGCGGTGATGTGCAAGAGCGGCCACGCCTTCATCAAGGAACGGATGCGGGCCGAGAACGCCGTCTACGGCGGCGAGATGAGCGCCCACCACTACTTCAAGGCGCACTGGTACTGCGACAGCGGCATGATCCCGATGCTCCTGACCCTGCGGCTGATGGCCCAGACCGGCAAGAGCCTGGGCGAGCTTGTCGGGGGGATGATGGACCGTTACCCCTGCAGCGGAGAGATCAACTCCACGGTCTCCGACGTCAAGGCGACCCTGGCCAGGGTGGAAGCGGCCTATCCGGGGGGCGAAGTCGACAAGACCGACGGCCTGAGCCTTGAGTTCAAGGACTGGCGGTTCAACCTACGGGGGAGCAACACCGAGCCTGTCATCCGGCTCAACGTGGAGACCCGGGGCGACAAGGCTCTGCTCCAGGCGAAGACGGAAGAACTCCTCGCCTTGGTTCGGTCCTAG
- a CDS encoding deoxyribonuclease IV: MPAQLIGAHMPTGKGLPLALKNGVGIGCTAVQVFTSSPQNWAAKPVTDEMADAFRAAAQESGLGRHTVSHDSYLINLANADEDKRRQAMEGLKGEMRRCDRYGIPFVVSHMGAHSGQGEEVGLARVAESAREVLADTPGSVTLLMETTAGQGSSLNYRFEHLATVIEAAGDPARLAVCLDTCHIFAAGYDIRTAEAYEATFAEFDRLVGCDRIKVVHCNDSKKGLGTRVDRHEHLGEGEIGPVAFQCLVKDPRFEQTMIVVETPEADTHHAVNVARLWEWARA, from the coding sequence ATGCCAGCCCAACTCATCGGGGCCCATATGCCGACCGGCAAAGGCCTGCCGCTTGCCCTGAAGAACGGTGTCGGCATCGGGTGCACCGCGGTGCAAGTCTTCACCTCCAGCCCCCAGAACTGGGCGGCAAAGCCAGTGACCGACGAGATGGCCGACGCCTTCCGGGCCGCGGCCCAAGAGTCGGGGTTGGGCCGGCACACGGTGAGCCATGACAGCTACCTGATCAACCTGGCCAACGCCGACGAAGACAAGCGCCGGCAGGCGATGGAGGGGCTGAAGGGCGAGATGCGGCGGTGCGACCGGTACGGCATCCCCTTCGTCGTCAGCCACATGGGGGCGCACTCGGGGCAGGGAGAAGAGGTCGGGCTGGCCCGGGTCGCCGAGTCGGCGCGTGAGGTCTTGGCCGACACGCCCGGTTCGGTGACCCTGCTGATGGAGACGACGGCCGGACAAGGGTCTTCGCTCAACTACCGGTTTGAACACCTTGCCACGGTCATCGAGGCGGCCGGCGACCCGGCCAGGCTGGCCGTCTGCCTGGACACCTGCCACATCTTTGCCGCCGGCTACGACATCCGCACGGCGGAGGCCTACGAGGCGACCTTCGCCGAGTTCGACCGCCTCGTCGGATGCGACCGGATCAAGGTGGTCCACTGCAACGACAGCAAGAAGGGTCTGGGCACACGGGTGGACCGCCACGAGCACCTGGGTGAAGGCGAGATCGGCCCGGTGGCGTTCCAGTGCCTGGTGAAGGACCCCCGGTTCGAGCAGACGATGATCGTCGTCGAGACGCCGGAGGCCGACACCCACCACGCCGTCAACGTGGCCCGGCTATGGGAATGGGCGCGGGCCTAG
- a CDS encoding tetratricopeptide repeat protein, producing MLQSYNWRQAKEACLETLAKDPDHLGALETIAQAQWFGGEFDAVIATMTRLLRLNPHEPGYRYTRGMARLSQGDLTHAAEDFRRALAQSNIAAFREQVASSLDAVELWMEDLACGRPVRHKGTWVPAMGIRSTQPRNDVLH from the coding sequence ATGCTGCAGTCTTATAACTGGAGGCAGGCCAAGGAGGCGTGTCTGGAAACACTGGCCAAGGACCCGGACCACTTGGGCGCACTTGAGACCATCGCCCAGGCCCAGTGGTTTGGTGGCGAGTTCGACGCTGTCATTGCGACAATGACCCGGCTGCTCCGGCTCAATCCTCACGAGCCCGGCTACCGCTACACCCGAGGCATGGCCCGCCTAAGCCAGGGCGACCTGACCCATGCCGCCGAAGATTTTCGCCGCGCCCTTGCCCAGAGCAACATCGCGGCCTTCCGCGAGCAAGTCGCGAGTTCCTTGGACGCCGTCGAACTCTGGATGGAAGACCTCGCCTGCGGCCGCCCGGTCCGCCACAAGGGGACGTGGGTCCCCGCGATGGGCATCCGCTCGACCCAGCCGCGGAACGACGTCCTTCACTAG